From Ailuropoda melanoleuca isolate Jingjing chromosome 8, ASM200744v2, whole genome shotgun sequence, a single genomic window includes:
- the PANX1 gene encoding pannexin-1, whose amino-acid sequence MAIAHLATEYVFSDFLLKEPTEPKFKGLRLELAVDKMVTCIAVGLPLLLISLAFAQEISIGTQISCFSPSSFSWRQAAFVDSYCWAAVQQGSLQSDSGRLPLCLHKFFPYILLLAAVLLYLPSLFWRFAAAPHLCSDLKFIMEELDKVYNRAIKAAKSMCDQDLRDGASPVLSPHENMGQSVWEIPDSHFKYPIVEQYLKTKKSCKNLILKYVSCRLLTLGIVLSACAYLGYYFSLSSLSDEFVCSIKSGILRNDSSIPDRFQCKLIAVGVFQLLSLINLVVYALLVPVVIYTLFVPFRQRTDVLRVYEILPTFDVLHFKSEAYNDLSLYNLFLEENVSELKSYRCLKVLENIKSSGQGIDPVLLLSHLGMIKMDVTDGKRPEPVELTTEEPGDPMTELKDLNVPSEIKVNNGETNARQRLLDSSC is encoded by the exons ATGGCTATCGCCCACCTGGCCACAGAGTACGTGTTCTCGGACTTCTTGCTGAAGGAGCCCACGGAGCCCAAGTTCAAAGGGCTGCGGCTGGAGCTGGCCGTGGATAAGATGGTCACGTGCATCGCCGTGGGTCTGCCCCTGCTGCTCATCTCGCTGGCCTTCGCGCAGGAGATCTCGATCG GTACGCAGATAAGCTGTTTCTCCCCAAGTTCCTTCTCCTGGCGTCAGGCTGCCTTCGTGGATTCCTACTGTTGGGCTGCTGTTCAGCAGGGCTCCTTGCAGAGCGATTCTGGACGCCTTCCGCTGTGCCTGCACAAG tttttcccctaCATCCTGCTGCTGGCGGCCGTCCTCCTGTACCTGCCCTCCCTGTTCTGGCGTTTTGCAGCTGCTCCTCATCTTTGCTCAGACTTGAAGTTTATCATGGAAGAGCTTGACAAAGTTTACAACCGCGCAATTAAAGCCGCAAAGAGCATGTGTGATCAGGACCTGAGAGATGGTGCCAGCCCAGTTCTGAGCCCTCATGAGAACATGGGACAGAG TGTGTGGGAGATCCCTGACAGCCACTTCAAGTACCCGATTGTGGAGCAGTACTTGAAGACAAAGAAGAGCTGTAAGAACTTAATCCTCAAGTACGTCAGCTGCAGGCTGCTGACGCTCGGCATCGTACTGTCCGCCTGCGCCTACCTGGGCTATTACTTCAGCCTCTCGTCGCTGTCCGACGAGTTTGTCTGCAGCATCAAGTCCGGGATCCTGAGAAATGACAGCAGCATCCCCGACCGCTTCCAGTGCAAGCTCATCGCCGTCGGCGTCTTCCAGTTGCTCAGCCTCATCAACCTCGTGGTCTATGCGCTGCTGGTCCCCGTGGTCATCTACACGCTCTTCGTGCCGTTCCGACAGAGGACGGACGTCCTCCGGGTGTATGAGATCCTGCCCACTTTCGACGTCCTGCATTTCAAGTCGGAGGCATACAACGACCTGAGCCTCTACAACCTCTTCCTGGAGGAGAATGTAAGTGAGCTCAAGTCCTACAGGTGTCTGAAGGTGCTGGAGAACATTAAAAGCAGTGGCCAGGGCATCGACCCAGTGCTCCTCCTGAGTCACCTTGGCATGATCAAGATGGACGTCACGGACGGCAAGAGACCAGAGCCTGTGGAATTGACGACCGAGGAGCCGGGGGACCCGATGACGGAACTCAAAG ATTTGAATGTACCCAGTGAAATTAAAGTAAATAACGGAGAGACGAATGCTCGACAGAGACTTCTGGATTCTTCCTGctga